In the Drosophila biarmipes strain raj3 chromosome X, RU_DBia_V1.1, whole genome shotgun sequence genome, one interval contains:
- the LOC108028853 gene encoding E3 ubiquitin-protein ligase Ubr3 isoform X1 — translation MDEDDNLSNADISIDDEEAEVVEQRSHEAAMQQDQEDVDEDESSDVDLSSVYVLPPIIAPPMTSVPLFGGSSAVPGGAGGAAATANADNSHSPFHDWDSSVAAAAPPPPPPRGVAAAAAGSGSGSATGASAAAGGGAAAGAASSGDAGAKPSFFFGASSFSLRSRKEVAALINTECCRGSPTPDLDSIMDTLFNPGTPIDNLDNIEWIRWLIAGGRTPQEFVKIVRSYDNHAKCGLVWVPHVVAYRCRTCGISPCMSICRDCFKKGNHTNHDFNMFLSQAGGACDCGDTSVMKAEGFCSDHGINNRVNRDPVPNNLLAVAEAIMPKLLFRLLQHFREHSDTSLQVHAMTSYSCEEFANMLIDLNNMGEIMRKVMTRTLINPEVYAYFMEAPCLDTRNGRFLKANREKYEDAVNRFPNPEPPDEYRDLPALGDKLVHTTLLEEFIFWTFKFEFPQTLVCFLLNMLPDQDYKEHLTRTFVMHYSRIPSVLEMSRDPDTLSNRVVHMSVQLFSNESLALKMVNELSLLHVMIISLKLMMSKILIQNTLHDPGKNFHFVIDCTRQVMKDHCYWPLVSDFNNVLSHESVALVFLRDDNLIDMWFQFLQMLQGMNVNVRETASHVEFEPNSYYAAFSCELEASAYPMWSIISHLQDGTHAHLAKKIINYCVTTLHEWLDSIYFMEARLSMEEMMQASFHFPLHRYLAAFVCQAVTKMGISLNDVLPSRPYLLPLLMIHPLRVQSFFYEILAGKWVRNGLQIKGQAMTYIQANFCNSMADMDLFFLQICATNLPQYFFLQNTIELFDVGQWLETAPLKQPQKAEQSSMLEGFLTFLATLVTSRTNLGNDEATQCIIEISALLATENKTHSQLLELMPERSGNVHTKNFETFLKKLSVYKAPSSGSENLEQGLFTPIDEVWEKHYDPLHVLLRAVHRRDFQSSLDRFTNYVKSKEKMPASGNLWPPFRLPQALPANSSFSDPCKILNSRVFHSTILSIFFRAVHTRDVSEHLLALAVFLLEIAVETSDDVGSGQGDRAPPALAAMVESSGGPGYHGYGSGRQEPPKLFQCYPTDNLSCNLRHVVKKVSLKSRDPQVITSSYRSNPFYSDLDFDVDADPEQSLRMIGHGDSEGDEATGGAGLASVGLGPGALSRRNVSQALVPMRMPGMEVALPPDLSVVAETGVVIRQGSNDDELLREGDHAMDMSPAAALDFHFPLQQITLPESGMEVAIRRDLLLAETNNMGAIGGAAGGGGGGGGLANPSATPPAAASNEMFSPTTPTGSGMLLPFQRVQPVAVPSSVNMDIVPSNALGAGGSFTSGVSGGGTGRRMNFESGGARKRSVDIAIGGSNKDELHLDESILSLLLKLHSQLSGTLDSFSLSDGEEQASGEDSSMDVDCNEASTSMAAAESTALAERGRSRRNYKNIHVSSSRIGDGPFFIGNLLRKIAKQDEQCAVSIDDIRARLWPNQRERQAEAKARETKEKEERRKKARERQQKMMQDFANKQKQFMQSAAAAASHMDYGPEDEDDEELYEEQPREKEYDCIICNCTTPSTESNPIGLVVLVESSGIVGHRRRIAERLPLPLNVEDEDRLKHSTRLAAEFSRRTELLSLKFGDESWYLSNNMAYDNGVHVQSCGHHVHLSCLEAYLKTLYTTQRQPVQDRGEFYCPVCRQLSNSVLPLSPQLDRPTHLVRSGNQPFERLVADLTDLIKENETIPQPTKLTEAMGHAMEVMTNIAQRKVKCASITFRKLFIFVTSIARTNLEAEIIQRGGSLCSANATRYKPKRDCIVPLLHVLSVHVRVLVEWPLWSSWASLAGLPVSETEPLPAHCLELIPSLLADPIALLLKFILLAPLHLDQDYFTCMVKVMYNLLYYQIVVQLCVTLTDFECEHILKVYGSSSSSSSSSAASGAEPQTESAAGATGSSYNRRRAGNQQQSSSQLGKAMALVLSQTNELAHLRRDCIPSTSSSAAAAAAAGSSSSSATGAATATSSASPHEVNLKSMELQLQSLCLPFLRVAALLRQHLYRHEMPEISAPGLEFVRLVYYLELVTDSMDWDCFNASKGLCFIPGTEQTLPQFWCQQLMEVRPPADTVRELVLINQHSLWQQPRLLELPREYERLFTYYHERPCLNCYKVPKESSICLLCGTIVCLKQNCCAENDCCEAVRHTLSCGGGIGIFLVVTSTYIIVIRGRRACLWGSLYLDDFDEEDRDLKRGKPLYLSQDRFNLLESQWLSHKFAHTKHTWVFHRDLL, via the exons ATGGACGAGGATGACAACCTGTCCAATGCCGACATCAGCATCGATGACGAGGAGGCGGAGGTGGTGGAGCAGCGCTCGCACGAGGCGGCCATGCAGCAGGACCAGGAGGATGTGGACGAGGACGAGTCCTCCGACGTGGACCTCTCCTCGGTCTACGTGCTGCCACCCATAATCGCGCCACCCATGACATCAGTACCCCTCTTCGGAGGCTCCTCGGCGGTgccaggaggagcaggcggaGCGGCAGCCACCGCCAACGCCGATAACTCGCATTCCCCCTTCCACGACTGGGACTCCAGTGTGGCGGCAGCCgctcctccgccgccaccgcccAGGGGAgtagctgcagctgcagcgggCTCAGGCTCGGGCTCGGCGACGGGAGCTTCGGCTGCAGCAGGCGGAGGAGCGGCAGCGGGAGCAGCCTCCTCCGGCGATGCCGGGGCCAAGCCGAGCTTCTTCTTCGGCGCCTCGTCCTTCAGCCTGCGCAGCCGCAAGGAGGTGGCCGCCCTGATCAACACGGAGTGCTGCCGTGGCAGCCCCACGCCCGATCTCGACTCCATCATGGACACCCTGTTCAATCCGGGCACGCCCATCGACAACCTGGACAACATCGAGTGGATTCGATGGCTCATCGCCGGCGGAAGGACGCCGCAGGAGTTTGTTAAAATTG TGCGCAGCTATGACAACCACGCCAAGTGCGGACTGGTCTGGGTGCCCCATGTGGTGGCCTACAGGTGCCGCACCTGCGGCATCTCGCCCTGCATGTCCATCTGCCGGGACTGCTTCAAGAAGGGCAACCACACGAACCACGACTTCAACATGTTCCTGTCGCAGGCGGGCGGCGCCTGCGACTGTGGCGACACCTCGGTGATGAAGGCGGAGGGCTTCTGCAGCGATCACGGCATCAACAACCGGGTCAACCGCGATCCGGTGCCCAATAATCTGCTGGCGGTGGCCGAGGCCATTATGCCCAAGCTGCTGTTCCGCCTGCTGCAGCATTTCCGCGAGCACAGCGACACCTCGCTGCAGGTGCACGCGATGACCTCGTACTCGTGCGAGGAGTTCGCTAACATGCTGATCGATCTGAACAACATGGGCGAGATCATGCGCAAGGTGATGACGCGTACGCTGATCAATCCCGAGGTATATGCCTACTTCATGGAGGCCCCGTGCCTGGACACACGGAACGGCCGCTTCCTGAAGGCTAACCGCGAGAAGTACGAGGACGCTGTCAACAGATTCCCCAACCCAGAGCCGCCCGATGAGTACAGGGATCTGCCGGCGCTGGGCGACAAGCTGGTGCACACCACGCTGCTCGAGGAGTTCATCTTCTGGACATTCAAGTTTGAGTTCCCGCAGACGTTGGTCTGCTTCCTGCTCAACATGCTTCCCGATCAGGACTACAAG GAACACCTCACCCGCACCTTTGTGATGCACTACAGTCGCATACCGTCCGTGCTGGAAATGTCCCGCGATCCGGACACGCTCAGCAACCGGGTGGTCCACATGAGCGTCCAGCTCTTCTCCAACGAGAGTCTGGCCCTCAAGATGGTCAACGAGCTGTCGCTGCTGCACGTGATGATCATCAGTCTCAAGCTGATGATGTCCAAGATACTCATACAGAATACGCTGCACG ATCCCGGCAAGAATTTCCACTTTGTCATCGACTGCACGCGTCAGGTGATGAAGGACCACTGCTACTGGCCGCTAGTCTCCGACTTCAACAACGTCTTGTCCCACGAATCGGTGGCCCTGGTCTTTCTGCGGGACGACAACCTCATCGACATGTGGTTCCAGTTCCTGCAGATGCTGCAGGGCATGAATGTCAACGTGCGCGAGACGGCCTCCCATGTGGAGTTCGAGCCGAACAGCTACTATGCGGCGTTCTCTTGCGAACTGGAGGCCAGCGCCTATCCCATGTGGTCGATCATCTCGCATCTACAGGACGGCACGCACGCCCACCTGGCCAAAAAGATCATCAACTACTGTGTGACGACGCTGCACGAGTGGCTGGACTCCATTTACTTCATGGAGGCGCGGCTATCTATG GAGGAGATGATGCAGGCCTCGTTCCACTTCCCACTGCATCGCTATCTGGCCGCCTTTGTTTGCCAGGCGGTCACCAAAATGGGAATCAGTCTGAACGACGTGCTGCCCTCGCGCCCCTACCTGCTGCCCCTCCTGATGATCCATCCGCTCCGTGTCCAG AGTTTCTTCTACGAGATCCTGGCCGGCAAATGGGTGCGCAACGGGCTGCAGATCAAGGGCCAGGCGATGACCTACATCCAGGCGAACTTCTGCAACTCGATGGCCGACATGGACCTGTTCTTCCTGCAGATCTGTGCCACCAACCTGCCGCAGTACTTCTTCCTGCAGAACACCATCGAGCTGTTCGACGTGGGCCAGTGGCTGGAGACGGCGCCCCTGAAGCAGCCCCAGAAGGCGGAGCAGTCCTCGATGCTGGAGGGATTCCTCACCTTTCTGGCCACCCTGGTGACGAGTCGCACGAACCTGGGCAACGACGAGGCCACCCAGTGCATCATCGAGATCAGTGCCCTGCTGGCCACCGAGAACAAGACGCACTCGCAGCTCCTCGAACTGATGCCGGAGCGATCGGGCAATGTGCACACCAAGAACTTTGAGACCTTCCTGAAGAAGCTCTCCGTCTACAAGGCGCCGTCGAGCGGAAGCGAGAACCTGGAGCAGGGTCTCTTCACGCCCATCGACGAGGTGTGGGAGAAGCACTACGATCCGCTACACGTCCTCTTGCGAGCGGTGCATCGCCGGGACTTCCAGTCCTCGCTGGATCGCTTCACGAACTATGTGAAGAGCAAGGAGAAGATGCCGGCGAGCGGGAACCTCTGGCCGCCGTTCCGATTGCCGCAGGCTCTGCCCGCCAACAGCTCGTTCAGTGATCCCTGCAAGATTCTCAACTCTCGCGTCTTTCACTCCACCATTCTGTCGATATTTTTCCGGGCTGTGCACACGCGGGATGTCTCCGAGCATCTGCTGGCCCTGGCTGTGTTCCTCCTGGAGATCGCTGTGGAGACCAGCGATGATGTCGGCAGTGGCCAGGGCGACCGTGCTCCCCCGGCGCTGGCTGCCATGGTCGAGTCCTCGGGCGGACCGGGCTATCATGGCTACGGTTCGGGGCGACAGGAGCCGCCCAAGCTGTTCCAGTGCTATCCCACGGACAATCTCAGCTGCAATCTGCGTCATGTGGTCAAGAAGGTGTCGCTTAAGTCACGCGACCCGCAGGTGATCACCTCCAGCTATCGCTCCAATCCGTTCTACTCGGATCTGGACTTTGATGTCGATGCGGATCCGGAGCAATCGTTGCGTATGATTGGACATGGCGACTCCGAGGGCGATGAGGCAACGGGCGGCGCTGGTCTGGCATCAGTTGGCCTGGGCCCGGGAGCCCTTAGCCGGCGGAATGTCTCGCAGGCACTGGTGCCCATGCGAATGCCTGGCATGGAGGTGGCCCTGCCACCCGATCTTTCGGTGGTCGCCGAAACGGGTGTCGTCATCCGGCAGGGCAGCAACGACGACGAGCTACTGAGGGAGGGCGATCATGCCATGGACATGAGTCCGGCGGCCGCCCTCGATTTCCATTTCCCGCTGCAGCAGATCACGTTGCCGGAGAGCGGCATGGAGGTGGCCATCCGGCGGGATCTTCTGCTGGCCGAGACCAATAACATGGGGGCCATCGGAGGCGCTgctggcggtggtggtggcggtggcggcCTCGCCAACCCATCTGCCACACCCCCTGCGGCGGCCTCCAACGAGATGTTCTCACCCACCACGCCCACGGGCAGTGGCATGCTCCTGCCCTTCCAGCGGGTTCAGCCCGTGGCCGTGCCCAGCAGCGTCAACATGGACATCGTGCCCTCGAATGCCCTGGGCGCCGGCGGTAGCTTTACCTCCGGCGTGAGTGGTGGCGGCACCGGGCGCAGGATGAACTTCGAGTCGGGCGGAGCTCGCAAACGATCCGTGGACATTGCCATCGGTGGGAGCAACAAGGATGAACTGCACCTGGACGAGAGCATCTTGTCGCTGCTGCTCAAGCTGCATTCGCAGCTCTCGGGCACGCTGGACAGCTTCTCGCTGAGCGACGGCGAAGAGCAGGCGTCGGGCGAGGACTCCTCCATGGACGTGGACTGCAACGAGGCCAGCACCAGCATGGCAGCGGCCGAGAGCACCGCCCTGGCCGAACGGGGACGCAGCAGGCGCAACTACAAGAACATCCATGTATCCTCCTCCCGCATCGGCGACGGGCCGTTCTTCATTGGCAATCTGTTGCGCAAGATCGCCAAGCAGGACGAGCAGTGCGCCGTCAGCATCGACGACATCCGGGCCAGACTCTGGCCCAATCAGCGCGAGAGGCAGGCGGAGGCCAAGGCGCGCGAGAccaaggagaaggaggagcGCCGCAAGAAGGCGCGCGAGCGCCAGCAGAAGATGATGCAAGACTTTGCCAACAAGCAGAAGCAGTTCATGCAATCCGCTGCGGCGGCAGCTAGTCACATGGACTACGGGccggaggacgaggacgacgaggagcTGTACGAGGAGCAGCCGCGCGAGAAGGAGTACGACTGCATCATCTGCAATTGCACCACGCCCAGCACCGAATCGAATCCCATCGGTCTGGTGGTCCTGGTCGAGTCCAGTGGCATTGTGGGCCACCGGCGGCGGATCGCCGAGCGTCTGCCGCTGCCACTGAACGTGGAGGACGAGGATCGACTGAAGCACAGCACACGACTGGCCGCCGAGTTTAGCAGGCGCACCGAGCTGCTGAGTCTCAAGTTCGGCGACGAGTCCTGGTATCTGTCCAACAACATGGCCTACGACAACGGGGTGCATGTGCAGTCGTGTGGCCACCACGTGCATCTCAGCTGCCTGGAGGCGTACCTCAAGACGCTGTACACCACCCAACGCCAGCCGGTGCAGGATCGCGGCGAGTTCTACTGTCCCGTGTGCCGGCAGCTCTCCAACTCGGTGCTGCCGCTCAGCCCGCAGCTGGACAGGCCCACACATCTCGTCCGCTCGGGCAATCAGCCCTTCGAGCGCCTCGTCGCCGACCTCACCGATCTGATCAAGGAGAACGAGACGATACCG CAGCCCACAAAACTAACGGAGGCCATGGGCCATGCCATGGAGGTGATGACGAACATTGCCCAGCGCAAGGTCAAGTGCGCCTCGATCACGTTCCGCAAGCTGTTCATCTTCGTCACCTCGATAGCGCGCACGAACCTCGAGGCGGAGATCATCCAGCGCGGCGGCTCCCTCTGCTCGGCGAATGCCACGCGCTACAAGCCCAAGCGGGACTGCATTGTGCCGCTGCTGCACGTGCTGTCGGTGCATGTGCGCGTCCTGGTCGAGTGGCCGCTGTGGAGCAGCTGGGCCTCGTTGGCCGGCCTGCCGGTGAGCGAGACGGAGCCCCTGCCGGCCCACTGCCTCGAGCTGATACCCAGCCTGCTGGCCGATCCCATTGCGCTGCTGCTCAAGTTCATCCTGCTGGCGCCACTGCACTTGGACCAGG ATTACTTCACCTGCATGGTGAAGGTGATGTACAACCTGCTGTACTACCAGATTGTGGTCCAGCTGTGCGTCACCCTCACGGACTTCGAGTGCGAACACATTCTCAAGGTctacggcagcagcagcagcagcagcagcagcagcgctgCCAGTGGCGCTGAACCCCAGACGGAGTCTGCCGCCGGAGCCACGGGCAGCTCGTACAATCGTCGGCGCGCTGGCAACCAGCAGCAGAGCTCCTCGCAGCTGGGCAAGGCCATGGCCCTGGTGCTGAGCCAGACGAACGAGCTGGCTCACCTGCGACGCGACTGCATacccagcaccagcagctCGGCGGCGGCCGCGGCGGCGGctggctcctcctcctcctccgccacaGGCGCCGCAACCGCTACCTCCTCAGCCTCGCCGCACGAGGTGAACCTCAAGTCCAtggagctgcagctgcagtcgCTGTGCCTGCCCTTCCTGCGAGTGGCTGCCCTGCTGCGCCAGCATCTCTATCGCCACGAGATGCCGGAGATCTCGGCACCGGGCCTGGAGTTTGTGCGTCTGGTCTACTACCTGGAACTGGTCACCGACTCGATGGACTGGGACTGCTTCAATGCCAGCAAGGGCCTGTGCTTCATACCCGGCACCGAGCAAACGCTGCCGCAgttctggtgccagcagctgATGGAGGTGCGTCCGCCGGCGGACACGGTCAGGGAGCTGGTGCTCATCAACCAGCACTCGCTGTGGCAGCAGCCGCGCCTGCTCGAACTGCCGCGCGAGTACGAACGCCTGTTTACG TACTACCACGAGCGGCCGTGCCTGAACTGCTACAAGGTGCCCAAGGAGAGCTCCATCTGCCTGCTGTGCGGGACGATCGTGTGCCTCAAGCAGAACTGCTGTGCGGAGAACGATTGCTGCGAGGCGGTTCGG CACACGCTCTCCTGTGGCGGCGGCATTGGCATCTTCTTGGTGGTCACCTCCACCTACATCATCGTTATACGCGGCCGACGCGCCTGCCTCTGGGGCTCCCTGTATCTGGACGACTTCGATGAGGAGGATCGCGATCTCAA GCGCGGCAAACCCCTGTATTTGAGCCAGGACCGCTTCAATCTGCTGGAGTCACAGTGGCTGTCCCACAAGTTTGCTCACACAAAACACACCTGGGTGTTCCACCGGGATCTCTTGTGA